Proteins encoded within one genomic window of Verrucomicrobiota bacterium:
- a CDS encoding transposase translates to MFGREKWLKQELWGGSFWSSGYYVGTVGEKGNWTSVETYDLEQGKPKEELRQLRLW, encoded by the coding sequence TTGTTTGGAAGAGAGAAGTGGTTAAAGCAGGAACTGTGGGGAGGCAGCTTTTGGAGTTCAGGTTATTATGTTGGGACGGTGGGCGAAAAAGGGAATTGGACTTCGGTGGAGACCTACGATTTAGAACAAGGCAAACCGAAAGAGGAATTGCGTCAGCTAAGATTATGGTAA